From the genome of Triticum aestivum cultivar Chinese Spring chromosome 3B, IWGSC CS RefSeq v2.1, whole genome shotgun sequence, one region includes:
- the LOC123064391 gene encoding E3 ubiquitin-protein ligase SINA-like 10 — protein sequence MMKEASHLISSAVPAELLFLAPFALAPRTGKAWPERVFVSPRARARMQGAGAAEGRSRGSPSTMDKADESAKKARLDLPDAHSVKQELVAHDAAAGAGAIVAVPEHSPRAELAVKIDMCVLHCPLCALPFKPPVFQCKGGHLACGGCAAQQPSGQCGACADGCGFFDPCPALDAVVSSTRVECPNAGCQRYVTYHEADEHRGACAHAPCRCTEHGCAFVGAAPDLAGHLSAAHSVPVRAIRYGKVSRLQVPVSTPRQLLVGDDDGRVFVLTVGALGAAATAVSVVCARGSAATRPRFTCKMWVNLTTSAAANGGKADTVLVEMQMRSSTSPGAMVAAGEPTFLAVPPAYLVPGADGGDGAAGMEVPLSVRIDKIAPWSD from the exons ATGATGAAGGAAGCATCTCATCTCATCTCTAGTGCGGTACCGGCCGAGCTCCTTTTCCTCGCCCCGTTTGCTCTTGCGCCTCGTACAGGTAAAGCTTGGCCAGAGAGGGTTTTCGTTTCCCCAAGAGCAAGAGCCAGGATGCAGGGCGCCGGCGCCGCCGAGGGGAGGAGCAGGGGCTCGCCGTCGACCATGGACAAGGCCGACGAGAGCGCCAAGAAGGCGCGGCTGGACCTGCCCGACGCCCACTCCGTGAAGCAAGAGCTCGTCGCGCACGACGCGGCGGCCGGAGCAGGCGCCATCGTTGCGGTGCCGGAGCACAGCCCCAGGGCGGAGCTCGCCGTGAAGATCGACATGTGCGTGCTCCACTGCCCGCTCTGCGCCCTCCCCTTCAAGCCCCCCGTCTTCCAG TGCAAGGGCGGGCACCTGGCCTGCGGCGGGTGCGCGGCCCAGCAGCCCTCCGGCCAGTGCGGGGCGTGCGCGGACGGCTGCGGCTTCTTCGACCCCTGCCCGGCGCTGGACGCCGTCGTGTCCTCCACCCGGGTCGAGTGCCCCAACGCCGGCTGCCAGAGGTACGTCACCTACCACGAGGCCGACGAGCACCGGGGCGCGTGCGCGCACGCGCCCTGCCGCTGCACGGAGCACGGCTGCGCCTTCGTCGGCGcggcgccggacctcgccggccACCTCAGCGCCGCCCACTCCGTGCCGGTGCGCGCCATCCGCTACGGCAAGGTGAGCCGGCTCCAGGTCCCCGTGTCCACGCCGCGGCAGCTGCTCGTCGGCGACGACGACGGCCGCGTGTTCGTGCTCACCGTGGGCGCGCTCGGCGCCGCGGCGACCGCCGTGTCCGTGGTTTGCGCCAGGGGGAGCGCGGCCACGAGGCCGCGGTTCACGTGCAAGATGTGGGTCAATCTGACCACGTCCGCGGCCGCGAACGGCGGCAAGGCGGACACCGTGCTGGTGGAGATGCAGATGAGGAGCAGCACCTCGCCCGGcgccatggtcgccgccggcgagccgACGTTCCTCGCGGTGCCGCCGGCGTACCTGGTCCCGGGAGCggacgggggcgacggggcggcgggcatGGAGGTGCCGCTCAGCGTCCGCATCGACAAGATCGCGCCTTGGTCCGACTGA